In Thermocrinis minervae, a single genomic region encodes these proteins:
- the ispE gene encoding 4-(cytidine 5'-diphospho)-2-C-methyl-D-erythritol kinase, producing MIFLSPAKVNLGLWILGKRDDGYHEILTIMQTVDLFDEIYIEEGPLSVSTNIGIPQEENLVYKALLHLERLLGKPIELKVHINKRIPVGSGLGGGSSNVGTVLREVNRLLGEPLDEGALMEIASKVSSDAPFFIKGGSAVSSGRGEKIMPVDLPPFTFTVVYPNQPVFTAKVYSLVREENLTSHVDVDKILNRLREGDFSLLSNELGRLACEAFPVVGECFRFLESLGLRPMVSGSGSCVFYVGRATEEVMKGCQLRGWQVFEVKSWPGV from the coding sequence ATGATCTTTTTGTCTCCTGCTAAGGTAAACCTCGGACTTTGGATACTGGGGAAGCGAGACGATGGCTATCACGAGATACTGACCATAATGCAGACTGTTGACCTCTTTGACGAGATATACATAGAGGAAGGTCCCCTCTCTGTGAGCACGAACATAGGTATACCACAAGAGGAAAACTTGGTCTACAAAGCCTTGCTTCATCTTGAAAGACTGTTGGGAAAACCTATAGAGTTGAAGGTTCACATAAACAAGCGCATACCCGTGGGTAGTGGGCTGGGTGGCGGATCTTCCAACGTGGGAACGGTCCTCAGGGAGGTAAACAGGCTTCTAGGAGAGCCTCTGGACGAAGGTGCCTTGATGGAAATAGCCTCTAAGGTTTCCTCGGATGCACCCTTCTTCATAAAGGGTGGTAGTGCCGTAAGTAGCGGAAGAGGAGAGAAGATAATGCCGGTGGATCTTCCACCCTTTACCTTTACGGTTGTTTATCCAAACCAACCTGTATTTACGGCAAAGGTATACTCCCTAGTAAGGGAAGAGAACTTGACAAGCCATGTGGATGTCGATAAAATATTAAATAGACTAAGGGAAGGAGATTTTAGCTTGCTGTCCAACGAACTGGGAAGGTTAGCATGTGAAGCCTTCCCAGTAGTGGGTGAGTGCTTTAGATTTTTGGAAAGTTTGGGTTTAAGGCCTATGGTGAGTGGCTCTGGTTCCTGCGTGTTCTACGTGGGAAGGGCCACTGAAGAAGTCATGAAGGGATGCCAACTGAGAGGTTGGCAGGTGTTTGAAGTAAAGAGTTGGCCTGGGGTGTAG